Proteins encoded by one window of Danaus plexippus chromosome Z, MEX_DaPlex, whole genome shotgun sequence:
- the LOC116777123 gene encoding uncharacterized protein LOC116777123, giving the protein MFNIESYVTPILLSYVDKYVRDFKPADAQVSLWAGGVTLHNLVIKADVLQKEVALPFTLVSGRIHELLIQVPWTKIMSEPIVVTINTIECILSLHPPPEETPPSEQPRTQVVEAPPGYMQALVRRIVSNIAVRVHSLIVKYVQDDIVLSLNVKRLAVDSVGTDWEPSFADIDQNQPAIRRLVRLDDLTLCLDKSDSDGKIRFYQEPLLYRCQLDLRVLTRLVSANTRRARSLTIQLRSGKLAFGVTSEQMVLLLRLIRERNFEKQPPPVIKTASVNLTAPLHPTSSNTAEPTRSESWSEWAWSWLPTWMDRDGVEETPAPAAPVPVAFTAHLDHVSLVFKIMEIESNNRKRARGVLELNCVDAVIKSSLCSPTMIRVRVGAKTVTIQSIGKCVCGHIDINAANDEPTVYLCKVVSEHETPWSWEDVDLNEVVVETAVAAEEELREVSENETQAIEKPNVEPRPGVQTNDEGDQFWQKMAPVIYFEYNHDRTPLNNYVNPYDNPPGDFEYSDWIEDSNVKISIRPILISVTTGLLHRLAVVKNVFQEVPLPADREPSMRILTVEENEALSENLPQRHTAIDITGLRIKVSPWDHSLAEKPVEPPLVLDLQLPKATVLVTGPLYPHRVCSAACQVPGESGPLWQGSNLHVSATVTAVQLGVCTNDTPRPCARADLRFVTHTLLNSNYFGKDSVFFSYNLKIREANFCGSSARLQAAYQVINSIVTEKYSLPLRYTTLAKDALGDEESVAIDMTLEEMSIRGYLTRNINTHIVSMQSARATAFHSPTGGQVKQAWLFSAPEAPTTVPYIRVAVQWCKEPTPDMLEYAGVWIEPTAFSVDPLLVAWLGYRPKLKIVPTDTVPQVTSIRNISSSQYLRRRATPPSSSGRGGSRSGSGAELVHVRPRSQESSSERSERKDIKPPPKVIRQASQWTDSKLLQLHERLNRLLLTAEIGLVLVYVTSSSVSAVDFATVRDAMERHAETGHRVLVLSLGRLSMHSNSQMKYIWQEVRHDHPTLHRPRQDTNVIEDSFPWKTRLADVSCYTLEVQAGASSFGREKSASGLRSQLKSTGIPMPRTVLDLVTTTVTLSVVTKSLQIKTRKFDVKHRHTEHKEEDRTKFFTSGVDFKPSSLKEFIRGPVRFKKSPEPEETPPAPEPVPAQTTIKSGPVVSLGVNLHADTPPILVRLDQDQVQAVSIAIHCFSHIMSLLTRQSVVSKMRNPSVGSATKSLRRSVSEMDARQSVSEEASDNHSEQLISIFETHQYNALDTKLKTFFWFQWVVSRATIVVATPQVKLAIVIDDVISTVDLQEHYNQLKVKVASASIRHYKRTASDDWTPGVLGGRIIEVREPANAKEENHFLAVTITQASISNLPVSWKEELHPKLLEQNANVDSMWEVYATLAPLEAVLQPDVLDYMLCWLHDLTPQSICPLTTDDQSSSSWQWPFFYVTAGGLRLLMTSGEEDNDKGDDTFMLIIGKVSVNPHPDNPICRQSINVAADNNWSSPAPGFEGRQYEVHVKNLAFNSARFSQIVNEEATESEILKGTGSENPALKWSQPIISPIITPILHSMDVSCVLAPPIYSCGAMTCGAAVELNLLSDCVVELAASRLCLMQDMAKRFAHALRHREDSSFVLEEDASCPYLPYLVNHEPCDTSPADSETTLFEGRCESEGAKSVLEVSRSYMFDSGFETASHSTYKIRRESSSVPLKKSVSIAGVDYTAKSSDFLEVFITMGTIDVSLYARDDGSPEITELKPPPGIFKPPDTDTEVFNQIKVTVVEKKNAPKLDDSRDSMTASRSLTETHRNADVGKTKLDRMALQFVRETEGNVPLVHVTFQQPNFYYRKRRKQKTIQISLFNAWFGLGAGPNSSSWNAPLMITANGTNDPVTDIPPALATLRIDLASGGYMTLTSGNPKGAVKLEIERPVLFEVSADRIQRVIRIIELVRKNIECQHSTAPAENKSIFLYNMRRYMVANQVENISLHTGQVGVRGSEGVAGWGALRVQVAAGNRPEKMNCRLLLSALLLSTGSPTDCRHVLLQPMIAGAVLDTTWEAWRRAEGGPSAKEPTIRMGIDLDHITVDLRPSDMTTIVRIIDTLKESLSVMSETPSESPSAEFKPVSGHRRSSFFVPQTNSETNDQAYHYYKDDLRSGAFKIITGGQLPMAYQVMLHGSTVSWRYPHPRAVIRLVAFPIPGHVEEVECALELYCPLLMRWETYAYFQLPVNDPQELQFSVTPEDAVFALMWRVRACSDTEQKSQPFEFDAKKFMPRHDPLAGEPVIESDYYRQTCRVSAEQVAGALRVDSYFAPRLLPRARLALRLAGVEIHVHNDIRQLSKQTSSVEGYYVSRPLMRSHRVLSLRTRNSAIHAVFASASRVLFDMHVSSDLIDSATGTMQELVQQFHVQGTLSLCSEPRLRLRAGHLRVNVHVPGVSTIMALAEDWKEVISGCKVPESERQIDVTEHHVESIEKSLEGRVSLWVHNSCAAALRVGQEGTDEIVPLSSGAALAYRWHSPIASKKLRFAVASPSADWHWSSSIPFSGSARVRVDDAYLYVHVTDSGSRRDMYLSGRLVLANVLRHNLLYKVRSQCPEKKIWQTVSSGELLAENVGLSVLCKSDCESILKIKFTSHESGWSGDIPLKECRKENVPWLVKVPSAGDVSYTSVWCRVVRARSTGRIMATIWPFYILRSYLSLDADVLISTEPGPPQSTETPTKIVQTAAGHGATTHLNAPGTTAARHTLTFQYRNIDCPVTREAVPLHYGVTETSVFEKPSSINDLEEAIDVVQKWIKSSGKDAKSLWPYSIVRKHWPGTWSPALLQPRCDVTVRYAPVRACGGCSLELRLCPVVLLANASPVALTLRAHDATPLCRLEPGMAIAPPTAVVQKPFFMSVEMGRETFVSGQLQVCKEEPGRYGTPAPGFVTLDRATDFAIQCNQKVALLTMYYEIKEDINVMGITSTFILMNRLDRVILVAAIAIPNEMDTKSVLRPKAFKVVHPTKKESLQGTPLCRFWVSGRWRGGDAEELRNFLCFALPTEKTHSSPVPVALGTTPVRRSIALTDDNGQSVCVTVTQVRHEARWVVTVAQDPCPQLVVQNHTATALMVAEPVATENPTNIVEAVNECTNVLWWCNVEAGRMTHYSTPGYCARYPPPQQTTKQPLPAITVRRTSDGISEWSQPIAIADGEQLVQLAGGVTIKIRIRTHPHSTLVELQDVDENDISASDIRRRLIGVFSEESLSLQEEKEMVLTYAQKKLRRTSAADKLLEPQLEKEMSENTQAEEVTLLSADRQTDLLSASQIVTEETPPQDKSNENDDKKDRDQTVMTVDTRRVSIPEANTSDVPSAVTVARNDSNELSETSILLEEVYEKDLNSSSATWSEVERVRCVIGSIAVTFSGAPDVLPLLALHLQRAAIIVNADSRKIRTTISVSDVQIDNAQYETEQFDFAVVATTRSEDHEPERWPPLWGMTNELFATRRAEAKLLLQTCHDKWTVAGTSFNELMEVEVRLGPLGLYIEDAYLAAAIELYHLAVPLKSHTSESLVLAEFRTLQNPVRLRKLHVHPLNLTLTLHTAVRMYIALDESPLRLSAFVLQDVMTSPERLTHAFTVHYLSAAILGAGWVVGGLELLGAPGALAARVGSAGGGVRGVASAAAAALLRSLSAAAGSLARNLDLLAGDHEHARRAAAARRRPPQSLMAGLVAGITNFAINILGAVGGLAHHPLVGVAVGESGSGAAALRRGILGAITKPLSATADLVAYAGHGLLTQTGWDTIPQPRPCISSGSSVSGWRRDCVRWSFRLADLSALAGYDALLDQAPLHLLLTHKFLVIADPETERIVEMIDFKTCTLGPYEGQIIELHISQKRAPRLSECRAVVDEDNEYHISAAAMARVARYTGAEGYNSNESRVLTLLPSPGVSHALYAALAAALHHNASTHFPFM; this is encoded by the exons atgtttaatattgagTCATACGTTACACCAATATTGTTGAGCTATGTCGACAAATATGTACGGGACTTCAAACCAGCAGATGCCcaa GTATCATTATGGGCGGGCGGAGTTACCTTACATAATCTGGTTATTAAGGCAGATGTGCTACAGAAGGAGGTGGCTCTGCCATTCACACTGGTTTCTGGCAGGATTCATGAGCTCCTTATACAAGTCCCTTGGACAAAAATCATGTCTGAACCTATTGTTGTCACCATAAATACCATTG AATGCATCCTTAGTTTGCATCCACCACCAGAAGAAACTCCGCCATCAGAACAACCCAG gaCACAAGTAGTGGAAGCACCGCCTGGTTATATGCAGGCTTTAGTGCGGCGGATCGTCAGCAACATTGCAGTTCGTGTGCACTCTCTTATAGTGAAATACGTGCAAGACGATATTGTTCTGTCATTAAACGTCAAACGGCTGGCTGTTGATAGTGTTGGGACCGACTGGGAACCATCATTCGCGG ataTTGATCAAAACCAGCCAGCAATAAGACGGTTGGTAAGACTCGACGATCTTACACTATGTCTGGACAAGAGCGATTCGGATGGCAAAATAAGATTCTATCAAGAACCACTTCTATATCGTTGCCAACTTGATCTTAG GGTGTTAACACGCTTGgtgtcagcgaacacacgtcGTGCGCGAAGTCTCACTATACAGCTGCGATCTGGCAAACTTGCGTTTGGTGTTACCAGCGAGCAGATGGTATTACTACTGCGGCTGATAAGAGAAAGGAACTTCGAGAAGCAACCGCCGCCTGTTATCAAGACTGCTAGTGTGAACCTGACCGCGCCATTgc ACCCTACATCGTCCAACACGGCTGAACCCACTCGTAGCGAGAGTTGGTCGGAGTGGGCGTGGTCATGGCTACCCACGTGGATGGACCGCGACGGGGTTGAGGAGACACCTGCACCAGCTGCACCTGTACCAGTGGCTTTCACAGCACACCTGGACCACGTGTCGCTCGTCTTTAAA ATAATGGAAATCGAGAGCAATAATCGCAAGCGTGCTCGTGGCGTGCTCGAGCTGAACTGCGTTGACGCTGTTATAAAGAGCTCTTTGTGTTCACCGACTATGATACGAGTGAGGGTAGGAGCTAAGACTGTCACTATACAGTCTATTGGGAAGTGCGTCTGCGgacatattgatataaatgcG GCCAACGATGAGCCGACTGTATACCTCTGTAAAGTGGTCAGCGAACATGAAACGCCCTGGAGCTGGGAGGATGTGGATTTAAACGAGGTGGTAGTTGAAACAGCGGTGGCGGCTGAAGAGGAACTCAGAGAAGTCTCTGAAAAT GAAACACAAGCAATTGAAAAACCTAATGTGGAACCCCGTCCAGGAGTTCAAACTAATGATGAGGGGGATCAGTTCTGGCAGAAGATGGCGCCAGTTATATATTTCGAATACAACCACGATAGAACTCCACTTAACAATTACGTCAACCCGTACGATAACCCACCAGGGGACTTTGAATATAG TGATTGGATAGAAGAcagtaatgttaaaatatcaattcgTCCGATCTTAATAAGCGTGACCACCGGACTTTTACATCGTTTGGCCGTTGTTAAGAACGTCTTCCAAGAAGTACCGCTACCAGCTGATAGGG AACCATCGATGAGAATATTGACAGTGGAAGAAAATGAGGCTCTGTCGGAAAACCTGCCGCAGCGGCATACAGCCATTGATATAACGGGTCTTCGTATTAAAGTGTCGCCCTGGGATCATTCTCTGGCAGAAAAACCAGTAGAACCTCCACTTGTATTGGACCTGCAACTACCCAAGGCCACCGTGCTTGTTACTGGACCTTTATACCCTCATAG GGTATGTTCAGCGGCATGTCAGGTGCCAGGAGAATCCGGTCCTCTATGGCAGGGATCTAACCTGCATGTGTCGGCTACCGTCACCGCGGTCCAGCTAGGAGTTTGTACTAACGACACTCCGAGACCCTGCGCTCGAGCCGACCTCAGATTTGTGACCCACACCCTACTAAATAGCAACTACTTCGGAAAAGATAGCGTGTTTTTCAGctataatcttaaaatac ggGAGGCGAATTTTTGCGGCTCATCAGCTCGTCTTCAAGCAGCCTATCAAGTGATAAATTCAATCGTAACAGAGAAGTACTCCTTGCCGCTACGTTACACGACGCTCGCGAAAGATGCACTCGGTGATGaag AAAGCGTAGCGATAGATATGACACTAGAAGAAATGTCCATCCGGGGTTATCTGACGAGAAACATCAATACTCACATAGTGAGCATGCAAAGTGCTCGAGCCACCGCCTTCCATTCGCCGA ccGGCGGTCAGGTTAAACAGGCATGGCTGTTTTCGGCTCCAGAAGCACCGACTACTGT ACCTTATATTCGTGTTGCGGTGCAGTGGTGCAAGGAACCGACGCCGGATATGCTGGAGTATGCTGGTGTTTGGATCGAACCTACAGCCTTCAGCGTGGATCCTTTGCTAGTGGCGTGGCTGGGCTATCGACCGAAACTTAAGATTGTACCAACAG ATACGGTGCCACAAGTAACCAGCATCCGTAATATATCGTCGTCTCAGTATCTCCGCAGACGCGCCACACCCCCT TCATCTAGCGGTCGCGGAGGCAGTCGGTCAGGATCAGGAGCTGAGTTGGTTCACGTCCGACCGCGCAGCCAAGAGTCCAGTAGCGAGCGAAGCGAACGAAAAGACATCAAGCCACCGCCCAAAGTG ATTAGGCAAGCTAGCCAATGGACGGATAGTAAGCTGCTGCAGCTGCATGAGCGCCTTAACCGGCTGCTGCTTACAGCGGAAATTGGCTTGGTTTTGGTGTACGTGACGTCATCTTCCGTATCCGCCGTGGACTTTGCTACGGTTAGGGATGCTATGGAAAGACACGCGGAGACTGGACACAGAGTACTAGTTCTCAG CCTCGGACGCCTATCGATGCACTCGAACTCtcaaatgaaatacatttggCAGGAAGTCAGGCACGATCATCCTACACTGCACAGGCCGAGACAAGACACGAACg TGATTGAGGATTCGTTTCCTTGGAAGACTCGTCTAGCAGACGTGTCATGTTATACACTGGAGGTACAGGCTGGTGCGAGTTCCTTCGGAAGGGAAAAATCTGCATCCGGTCTTCGTTCCCAGCTGAAGTCTACTGGAATACCGATGCCAAGAACTGTGCTTGATCTGGTCACCACTACTGTGACATTGTCCGTAGTAACCAAGAGCCTCCAAATAAAAACCCGCAAGTTCGACGTAAAGCACAGACACACCGAACACAAGGAGGAAGAC agaACAAAATTCTTCACATCCGGCGTTGATTTCAAGCCCTCATCACTGAAAGAATTCATACGAGGACCAGTTAG GTTCAAAAAGAGTCCAGAG CCAGAAGAGACGCCCCCAGCTCCTGAACCAGTTCCCGCTCAGACAACAATTAAAAGTGGTCCGGTTGTATCGCTCGGTGTAAACCTCCACGCTGACACTCCGCCCATCCTAGTTAGACTAGATCAAGATCAG GTCCAAGCTGTGTCTATAGCTATTCACTGCTTCAGTCACATAATGTCGCTGTTGACACGCCAGTCAGTTGTATCTAAGATGAGAAACCCATCTGTCGGCAGCGCCACCAAATCGCTCAGGAG atccGTTTCTGAAATGGACGCGAGACAGAGCGTATCAGAGGAGGCCAGCGACAACCACTCCGAACAGCTGATCAGTATATTTGAAACACATCAATACAATGCTCTGG ATACAAAACTGAAAACATTCTTCTGGTTCCAATGGGTTGTGAGTCGCGCAACCATAGTCGTGGCGACGCCGCAGGTGAAACTGGCGATAGTGATCGATGACGTCATATCCACCGTCGACCTCCAGGAACACTACAACCAGCTCAAGGTCAAAGTGGCGTCGGCTTCAATACGTCATTACAAACG TACGGCCAGCGATGATTGGACGCCGGGAGTGCTAGGTGGTAGAATTATTGAAGTACGGGAACCGGCCAATGCAAAAGAGGAGAACCATTTCCTAGCTGTCACCATTACTCAAGCGAG TATCTCCAACTTGCCAGTGAGCTGGAAGGAAGAACTCCATCCTAAACTATTGGAACAAAATGCT aaCGTAGACAGTATGTGGGAGGTGTACGCGACTTTAGCGCCACTGGAGGCCGTTCTGCAACCGGATGTATTGGATTACATGCTATGCTGGCTACATGACCTCACGCCGCAATCTATTTGCCCATTAACTACGGACGACCAAAG ttcgAGTTCGTGGCAATGGCCGTTCTTCTACGTAACAGCTGGTGGACTGAGATTGTTAATGACGAGCGGGGAAGAAGATAACGATAAAGGGGACGACACCTTTATGCTCATT ATTGGGAAAGTTAGCGTAAATCCTCATCCGGATAACCCGATATGCAG GCAGTCGATAAATGTCGCTGCTGATAACAACTGGTCGTCTCCAGCGCCAGGGTTCGAGGGGCGTCAGTACGAGGTGCACGTCAAAAACCTGGCGTTCAATTCAGCAAGGTTCAGCCAGATTGTTAACGAAGAG GCGACTGAATCTGAAATCCTAAAGGGCACTGGTAGTGAAAACCCTGCTTTAAAATGGAGCCAACCCATAATATCTCCTATCATCACACCAATTTTGCATTC TATGGACGTGAGTTGCGTGCTGGCGCCCCCTATATATAGTTGCGGCGCCATGACATGCGGGGCAGCGGTGGAATTGAACCTGCTATCCGACTGCGTTGTAGAACTGGCCGCCTCGAGACTTTGTCTCATGCAAGATATGGCTAAAAGATTCGCCCACGCATTACGACACAG GGAAGACAGTTCGTTTGTACTTGAAGAAGATGCGTCCTGTCCGTACCTACCCTACCTTGTAAACCATGAGCCATGTGATACGTCTCCAGCCGACAGTGAGACAACTCTCTTCGAAGGGCGGTGCGAAAGCG AGGGGGCAAAGAGTGTTTTGGAGGTGAGCCGCAGCTACATGTTTGATTCCGGCTTCGAGACGGCTTCTCACTCCACGTATAAGATCAGACGGGAGTCGTCTTCGGTACCCCTTAAGAAGTCCGTGTCCATAGCCGGCGTGGATTACAC CGCCAAATCATCGGATTTTTTGGAAGTGTTTATCACAATGGGCACCATCGACGTTTCTCTGTACGCGAGGGATGATGGTTCGCCCGAAATAACGGAACTGAAGCCACCGCCGGGGATATTCAAGCCACCGGACACGGATACAGAAGTATTCAATCAGATCAAG GTGACGGTAGTTGAAAAAAAGAATGCTCCAAAGTTAGACGACAGTAGAGATTCTATGACGGCTAGCAGAAGTCTTACGGAGACTCACAGGAATGCTGACGTTGGAAAAACGAAATTGGATAGGATG gCCCTGCAGTTCGTGAGAGAGACGGAAGGCAATGTTCCGTTAGTCCACGTAACATTTCAACAACCCAATTTCTATTATAGGAAGAGAAGGAAACAGAAGACAATACAG ATATCTCTGTTCAACGCCTGGTTTGGTTTGGGCGCGGGGCCAAACTCGAGCTCTTGGAACGCACCATTGATGATCACCGCCAATGGAACCAATGACCCCGTCACAGATATACCACCAGCCCTAGCCACACTCAGGATCGACCTAGCATCCG GCGGCTACATGACATTGACAAGCGGAAATCCGAAGGGTGCGGTCAAATTGGAAATCGAAAGACCCGTTCTATTCGAAGTTTCCGCTGACCGCATACAAAGAGTAATAAGGATCATCGAATTG GTCAGAAAAAATATCGAATGTCAACATTCAACCGCACCGGCTGagaataaatcaatatttttatataacatgagGCGCTATATGG TTGCAAATCAAGTGGAGAATATCTCGTTGCATACTGGTCAGGTGGGGGTTCGTGGGTCGGAGGGTGTTGCGGGGTGGGGTGCATTGAGGGTGCAAGTGGCTGCCGGCAACCGACCAGAAAAGATGAACTGCAGGCTCTTACTGTCAGCACTATTGCTATCAACTGGATCACCAACGGACTGCCGGCATGTGCTGCTACAGCCTATGATAGCCGG TGCGGTTTTGGACACCACGTGGGAGGCTTGGCGTCGTGCTGAAGGTGGACCCTCAGCTAAAGAGCCGACCATTCGAATGGGAATAGACCTTGATCACATCACCGTGGACCTAAGACCTAGTGACATGACCACTATTGTAAGGATCATTGACACCTTAAAGGAATCGCTCAGCGTAATG AGTGAAACACCATCAGAATCCCCAAGTGCGGAGTTTAAACCTGTTAGTGGACATAGGAGATCCTCGTTCTTCGTACCGCAAACTAATTCTGAAACGAACGATCAAGCCTACCATTACTATAAGGACGATTTAAG gagCGGGGCGTTCAAGATAATAACTGGCGGCCAGTTGCCAATGGCTTATCAGGTGATGCTGCATGGTAGCACGGTGTCGTGGAGATATCCACACCCGCGGGCCGTCATTAGACTGGTCGCCTTCCCTATACCGGGCCAT GTGGAGGAAGTGGAGTGTGCTCTGGAACTGTACTGCCCTCTGCTGATGCGGTGGGAAACTTACGCATATTTCCAACTGCCAGTGAACGATCCTCAGGAGTTGCAGTTCAGCGTTACACCAGAAG atGCCGTGTTCGCTCTTATGTGGCGAGTGAGAGCATGTTCGGATACAGAACAGAAAAGTCAGCCGTTCGAGTTCGATGCTAAAAAATTTATGCCAAGACACGACCCTCTG GCCGGGGAGCCGGTGATCGAGAGCGACTATTACCGTCAAACGTGTCGTGTGTCCGCGGAACAAGTCGCAGGGGCGTTGCGAGTCGACTCTTACTTCGCACCACGTCTCCTGCCGCGTGCAAGACTCGCTTTACGCTTAGCCGGTGTTGAGATACACGTTCATAACGATATAAGACAACTATCAAA ACAAACAAGTTCCGTGGAGGGTTACTATGTGTCACGTCCATTGATGCGCAGTCACCGCGTGTTGAGTTTAAGGACTAGGAATTCGGCGATACATGCCGTATTCGCTTCCGCTTCAAGAGTTCTATTCGACATGCACGTCTC GAGCGACCTCATCGATAGTGCGACCGGTACAATGCAGGAGCTCGTCCAACAGTTCCATGTTCAGGGCACACTGTCGCTATGCTCTGAGCCGCGGCTTCGCCTGCGCGCGGGGCATCTGCGGGTTAACGTACACGTGCCCGGGGTCAGCACCATCATGGCACTGGCTGAGGACTGGAAGGAAGTCATCAGCGGG TGTAAGGTGCCTGAGAGTGAAAGACAAATAGATGTGACAGAGCACCACGTGGAGAGCATAGAGAAAAGTCTCGAAGGTCGAGTGTCACTGTGGGTTCATAACAGCTGCGCCGCTGCTTTGAGGGTCGGTCAAGAGGGCACCGATGAAATTGTACCACTGAGTTCAGGGGCAGCACTTGCGTAcag ATGGCATTCACCGATTGCGTCAAAGAAACTCCGCTTTGCAGTCGCCAGTCCATCAGCTGATTGGCATTGGTCTTCAA gCATACCGTTCTCGGGGTCGGCCCGTGTCCGTGTGGACGATGCTTATCTCTACGTGCACGTAACGGACTCGGGATCAAGACGGGACATGTATCTGTCAGGGCGTCTTGTACTCGCCAATGTACTGAGACACAACCTCTTATATAAg gtTCGCTCACAATGCCCCGAGAAAAAGATCTGGCAAACCGTCAGTTCTGGTGAATTACTCGCGGAGAACGTCGGTCTAAGCGTGCTCTGTAAATCTGACTGTGaatcaatattaaa aattaaatttacatccCACGAATCCGGCTGGTCCGGCGACATACCGCTAAAGGAATGTCGGAAAGAAAATGTACCCTGGCTAGTTAAAG TGCCAAGTGCTGGCGACGTGTCCTACACTTCAGTGTGGTGTCGGGTTGTACGTGCTCGCAGCACCGGTCGTATCATGGCTACCATCTGGCCGTTTTACATACTACGATCCTATCTATCGCTAGACGCCGAT gTACTAATATCGACGGAGCCAGGTCCTCCACAGAGCACAGAGACTCCGACCAAAATTGTCCAAACAGCAGCCGGTCACGGAGCCACCACACATCTCAATGCCCCTGGAACCACCGCTGCCAGACATACCCTGACTTTCCAATACAG AAATATAGACTGTCCCGTGACACGTGAAGCCGTACCTCTACACTATGGCGTCACCGAAACCTCGGTTTTTGAGAAACCTTCGTCCATCAACGACCTTGAAGAAGCTATTGACGTCGTTCAGAAATG gatCAAGTCAAGTGGGAAAGACGCAAAATCTCTGTGGCCATACTCTATAGTCAGAAAACATTGGCCCGGCACCTGGTCACCGGCCCTACTTCAGCCGCGCTGTGATGTCACC GTTCGTTACGCGCCGGTACGTGCTTGCGGAGGCTGTTCTCTTGAACTGAGATTGTGTCCTGTGGTGTTGTTAGCGAATGCTTCCCCAGTGGCACTAACATTGCGAGCGCACGACGCCACGCCCTTGTGTCGTTTGGAGCCCGGTATGGCTATCGCTCCACCAACCGCGGTTGTCCAG AAACCGTTCTTTATGTCAGTGGAGATGGGTCGCGAGACATTTGTTAGCGGTCAGCTCCAAGTATGTAAAGAGGAACCCGGCAGGTATGGAACTCCGGCGCCCGGCTTCGTCACTTTAGACAGAGCTACGGACTTCGCTATACAGTGCAACCAAAAG GTTGCTCTACTTACAATGTACTACGAAATAAAAGAAGATATAAACGTCATGGGCATCACCtctacttttattttgatgaacaGATTAGATAGAGTGATTTTg GTGGCTGCTATAGCGATACCCAATGAAATGGACACGAAGTCCGTTTTACGTCCTAAAGCCTTCAAAGTCGTGCATCCAACTAAAAAAGAAAG tcTGCAAGGTACACCGCTATGTCGTTTTTGGGTTAGTGGTCGCTGGCGTGGTGGTGATGCTGAGGAATTGCGTAATTTCCTTTGCTTTGCGCTACCCACAGAAAAAACCCACTCGTCACCAGTACCAGTTGCTCTTGGAACGACACCAGTGCGACGTTCGATCGCCCTCACAGATGATAACGGGCAGTCT gTATGCGTGACGGTAACCCAAGTTCGTCACGAGGCTCGCTGGGTGGTGACAGTAGCGCAAGACCCGTGCCCTCAGCTAGTTGTCCAAAACCACACCGCCACCGCGCTGATGGTTGCGGAACCAGTGGCTACTGAGAACCCCACCAACATCGTAGAG GCGGTGAACGAGTGTACCAACGTGTTGTGGTGGTGTAACGTGGAGGCGGGGCGGATGACGCACTATTCTACTCCGGGTTACTGCGCCAGATACCCGCCACCTCAACAGACGACTAAGCAGCCTTTACCAGCGATCACTGTCAGGCGTACCTCAG ATGGTATATCTGAATGGAGTCAGCCGATAGCGATAGCTGACGGCGAACAGCTGGTACAACTGGCTGGAGGTGTGACTATCAAGATACGAATACGAACACACCCACACTCTACTCTAGTTGAACTGCAAGATGTTGATGAG aacgATATATCCGCAAGTGATATCAGACGGCGTCTTATTGGTGTATTTTCTGAAGAATCGCTATCATTGCAAGAAGAG aaGGAAATGGTATTAACTTACGCTCAGAAAAAATTGCGACGGACCAGTGCTGCTGACAAGC TCCTAGAACCTCAGCTGGAGAAGGAAATGTCAGAAAATACACAAGCAGAGGAAGTGACGCTGCTCTCTGCTGATAGACAGACAGATTTGCTGTCAGCATCACAGATTGTAACCGAG GAAACTCCACCTCAAGATAAATCTAACGAGAATGATGATAAGAAGGACAGGGATCAAACAGTTATGACTGTGGACACACGCCGTGTCAGCATTCCTG AAGCGAACACCAGTGATGTGCCGAGTGCGGTGACGGTCGCTCGCAACGATTCCAACGAACTATCTGAAACCTCTATTCTACTAGAAGAAGTCTACGAAAAAG ACTTAAACAGCAGTAGCGCCACGTGGTCGGAGGTGGAGCGGGTCCGCTGTGTCATAGGCAGCATTGCTGTAACTTTCAGCGGCGCACCGGATGTACTGCCATTACTCGCGCTGCATTTACAACGTGCGGCTATTATTGTCAACGCTGATTCTagg AAAATTCGCACTACCATATCCGTATCCGACGTGCAAATTGACAACGCGCAATACGAGACGGAACAGTTCGATTTTGCTGTGGTGGCCACCACTCGTTCAGAGGATCACGAACCAGAGAGATGGCCACCACTCTGGGGCATGACGAACGAACTGTTCGCTACACGACGAGCCGAGGCCAAGTTGCTGTTGCAGACGTGTCATGACAAATGGACAGTCGCCGGAACAAGTTTTAATG AGCTAATGGAAGTAGAAGTCCGTCTGGGTCCTCTCGGTCTCTACATAGAAGACGCGTATCTGGCTGCAGCTATCGAACTCTATCACTTAGCTGTTCCGTTGAAGTCACACACCTCGGAGTCTCTAGTGCTGGCTGAATTCAGAACTCTACAAAACCCTGTGCGACTGAGAAAATTACATGTCCATCCTCTAAACCTAACCCTCACATTACACACTGCT GTTCGCATGTACATAGCCTTGGACGAGAGTCCCCTGAGGCTGAGCGCGTTCGTGTT